The following are encoded in a window of SAR324 cluster bacterium genomic DNA:
- a CDS encoding M20 family metallopeptidase, translating into MQYKPLDLTQQLIRLNTINPPGKERECARFLGELLGKNGFRVRYYEYEDSRTSLVASLDGEDETPPICFTGHLDTVPLGEKIWQKHALSAETDGDRVFGRGTTDMKGGIAAMTLAALRLARNKQLRSGMMLVFTASEETGCEGADYLANKLRVLEEPGAIVVGEPTGNLPLIGHKGGLWIEVCATGVTAHASIPHHGVNAIYKAAEAIRQLQQFDFEVPAHPVLGAPTLNVGTISGGLNMNSVPDRATLGIDIRTIPGQTPESILEKLRATLGPDIMIRKLHHADSIYTEPQQEWMQSVFSIMKNYLPAVDETKAAPYVTDASIFKPALAYPPTVILGPGEIEMAHKTDEYCHISKIEMAVDAYFDILRDWCL; encoded by the coding sequence GTGCAATACAAGCCTCTTGATCTGACACAACAGTTGATACGGCTCAACACCATCAATCCTCCGGGCAAAGAGCGGGAATGCGCTCGCTTTCTGGGGGAGTTGCTGGGCAAGAATGGATTCCGCGTCAGGTATTATGAATATGAAGATTCCAGAACTTCTCTGGTCGCTTCTCTGGACGGAGAAGATGAAACTCCGCCGATTTGTTTTACCGGCCATCTGGACACGGTTCCTCTCGGAGAAAAAATCTGGCAGAAACATGCCTTGAGTGCTGAAACTGATGGTGACCGGGTCTTTGGACGCGGTACTACCGATATGAAAGGTGGCATAGCCGCCATGACTCTGGCCGCGTTACGACTTGCAAGGAACAAACAGCTCAGATCCGGCATGATGCTGGTATTCACCGCCAGTGAGGAAACAGGATGTGAAGGCGCTGACTATCTGGCAAACAAGCTTAGAGTGTTGGAAGAACCTGGAGCGATTGTGGTGGGCGAACCTACAGGTAATCTGCCGTTGATCGGTCACAAAGGCGGACTCTGGATTGAAGTCTGCGCTACCGGGGTGACAGCCCATGCGTCTATCCCACACCACGGGGTCAATGCCATCTATAAAGCCGCCGAAGCCATTCGTCAGCTCCAGCAATTTGATTTTGAGGTTCCAGCCCATCCGGTGCTTGGGGCGCCTACGCTGAATGTGGGTACGATCTCAGGGGGGCTCAATATGAACTCTGTGCCTGATCGGGCTACTTTGGGCATCGACATCCGGACTATTCCTGGGCAAACGCCGGAGAGTATTCTTGAAAAATTAAGAGCAACTCTGGGACCGGATATCATGATTCGGAAATTGCATCATGCCGATAGTATTTACACAGAACCTCAACAGGAATGGATGCAGTCCGTGTTTTCCATCATGAAAAACTATCTCCCTGCCGTTGATGAAACCAAAGCCGCGCCTTATGTGACAGATGCTTCCATTTTTAAACCCGCCCTGGCCTATCCTCCCACTGTGATTTTGGGACCGGGAGAAATTGAGATGGCCCACAAAACCGATGAATACTGCCATATCTCCAAAATTGAGATGGCTGTGGATGCCTATTTTGATATTCTTCGTGACTGGTGCCTCTAA
- a CDS encoding SemiSWEET transporter, which translates to MDYINGIGIAAGVCTTVAFVPQVVHVWKTRSTHDISLGMFVILCTGIVLWLVYGLLLMAWPIICANGITLVLAGCILWFKLRYG; encoded by the coding sequence ATGGACTATATTAATGGTATTGGAATTGCGGCCGGAGTTTGTACGACAGTAGCCTTTGTGCCACAGGTTGTTCATGTGTGGAAGACGCGTTCCACACATGATATATCACTGGGAATGTTTGTTATTCTGTGTACCGGAATTGTTTTATGGCTGGTTTATGGTCTGCTGTTGATGGCCTGGCCCATCATTTGTGCGAATGGTATTACTTTGGTGCTGGCAGGGTGTATTTTATGGTTTAAATTGCGTTATGGCTGA
- a CDS encoding GFA family protein: MAHKGSCHCGGIVFEVEGDFEKVMECNCSHCSRKGYLLWFVARDQLKIMTPESDMSTYTFNKHVIQHQFCPKCGCAPFGLGTDKKGNKTAAINVRCLEGLELTTLNRVPVDGRSF; the protein is encoded by the coding sequence ATGGCTCACAAGGGAAGTTGCCACTGCGGTGGTATTGTATTTGAGGTAGAAGGCGACTTTGAGAAAGTCATGGAATGCAATTGTTCTCATTGCAGTCGTAAAGGGTATCTGCTGTGGTTTGTCGCACGGGATCAGCTCAAAATCATGACACCTGAAAGCGACATGTCCACCTACACCTTCAACAAACATGTGATCCAGCATCAGTTCTGTCCAAAATGTGGCTGTGCGCCCTTTGGGCTGGGAACCGACAAAAAAGGCAACAAAACTGCCGCCATCAATGTCCGTTGTCTTGAAGGCCTTGAACTTACCACCTTGAATCGGGTTCCGGTGGATGGGAGAAGTTTCTAA
- the cmoB gene encoding tRNA 5-methoxyuridine(34)/uridine 5-oxyacetic acid(34) synthase CmoB, translated as MNSFLAPLKNPDEDYLHPWISTLAYEQIQQVRKERIPWLKRKSSELFSEALESLPSLQTQHFSMNQDVVTIGHSAELSAYEKDVVIQALKTMMPWRKGPFEIFGTYIDSEWQSYRKWNRVLPHIGDLKDKIIADIGCNNGYYMFRMLEHQPRLVIGMDPNARYWFMFHLLQHFARQDTLRFELLGIEHMGLFPEFFDVVFCMGILYHHPDPIGMLQRILSSLKPGGLLIVESQGIPGTETIALFPENRYAKVPGTWFVPTASCLKNWIHRAGFRHVELFDQHDMTAEEQRKTEWAPYESLEDFLDPENPLQTVEGYPAPLRFYVKAIKPMRP; from the coding sequence ATGAATTCCTTCCTGGCTCCCTTAAAAAATCCCGATGAAGATTATTTGCATCCCTGGATTTCCACGCTCGCTTATGAGCAGATCCAGCAGGTTCGCAAGGAACGGATACCGTGGCTCAAACGCAAAAGTTCTGAACTTTTTTCTGAAGCACTCGAAAGTCTGCCATCTCTTCAAACACAACATTTTTCCATGAATCAGGATGTGGTCACAATTGGACATTCAGCGGAACTTTCCGCCTATGAAAAGGATGTAGTGATTCAGGCGTTAAAAACAATGATGCCATGGAGAAAGGGGCCTTTTGAAATTTTTGGTACTTATATTGATTCAGAATGGCAGAGTTACCGTAAATGGAACAGGGTTTTACCCCATATTGGCGATTTGAAGGATAAAATCATTGCGGATATCGGCTGTAACAATGGCTATTACATGTTCCGTATGCTGGAACACCAGCCGAGGCTTGTGATAGGGATGGACCCCAACGCCCGGTATTGGTTCATGTTTCACCTTCTTCAGCACTTTGCCAGGCAGGACACCCTGCGTTTTGAATTGCTCGGAATTGAACACATGGGATTGTTCCCGGAATTTTTTGACGTTGTTTTTTGCATGGGGATTCTTTACCACCACCCAGACCCCATTGGCATGCTTCAGCGTATTTTGTCCTCACTCAAACCCGGAGGCCTTTTGATCGTTGAGTCACAGGGGATTCCTGGAACAGAAACCATCGCGCTGTTTCCTGAAAACCGTTACGCCAAGGTTCCCGGAACCTGGTTTGTTCCGACAGCTTCCTGCCTGAAAAACTGGATTCACCGGGCAGGATTTCGACATGTAGAACTGTTTGATCAGCACGACATGACTGCGGAAGAACAACGTAAAACCGAATGGGCGCCCTATGAAAGCCTGGAAGATTTTCTGGACCCGGAAAATCCCTTGCAAACGGTTGAAGGTTATCCGGCTCCACTGAGATTTTATGTCAAAGCCATAAAACCGATGCGGCCCTAA
- a CDS encoding ATP-binding protein: MERALTPYLKEYMDRKIILLTGPRQSGKTTISKMITPDYDYLNHDNHEHRLLIREKAWDRSKELIILDELHKMKDWKSWLKGIYDTEGLTPKILVTGSAKLDTYRKMGDSLAGRYFQYRLHPLDIREISQIEGKQDRTLTQQMIRTGGFPEPFLEGTETFYNRWKRSHSDIILRQDMLELESLQNISTIETLIQLLRQRVGSPVSWNSLARDLGCSDKSVKKWVQILEEMYVIFQIHPFHRNVARALLKSPKIYFYDTGQVLGDSGSQLENMVACSLLKEIHFRQDCLGQNYDLNYVRTKNGQEIDFLITHDEEPDTLIEVKWADDQPSRHFKFFSQYLPIQRQIQLVEELNREKTYPEGLEIRKVNHWLSEMPF, from the coding sequence ATGGAAAGAGCACTGACGCCATATCTTAAAGAATACATGGACCGCAAAATCATTCTGTTAACGGGACCACGCCAATCCGGTAAAACCACCATTTCTAAAATGATCACTCCAGACTATGACTACTTGAACCATGACAATCATGAGCATCGATTGCTGATCCGTGAAAAGGCCTGGGATCGTAGCAAGGAACTGATCATCCTGGATGAACTGCACAAGATGAAAGATTGGAAAAGCTGGTTGAAGGGGATTTATGATACGGAAGGACTGACTCCCAAAATTCTGGTGACCGGTAGTGCTAAACTGGATACCTACCGAAAAATGGGAGATTCGTTGGCGGGACGTTATTTTCAATATCGTCTTCATCCCCTGGATATTCGGGAGATCAGTCAGATTGAAGGGAAGCAGGACCGAACCCTGACTCAGCAAATGATTCGCACGGGAGGTTTTCCTGAGCCCTTTCTTGAAGGCACTGAAACTTTTTACAATCGCTGGAAGCGATCCCATTCGGATATCATCCTGCGTCAGGATATGCTGGAACTGGAAAGTCTGCAAAATATCAGCACCATTGAAACCCTGATCCAGTTGTTGCGACAAAGGGTGGGGTCTCCTGTTTCATGGAATTCCCTGGCCAGAGATTTGGGGTGCAGTGACAAGTCTGTCAAAAAATGGGTCCAGATTCTGGAGGAAATGTATGTCATTTTTCAGATCCATCCCTTCCATCGCAATGTGGCGCGCGCATTGCTGAAATCACCCAAAATCTATTTTTATGATACCGGTCAGGTCTTGGGGGATTCTGGCAGTCAACTGGAAAATATGGTGGCATGTTCCCTGTTGAAGGAAATTCACTTCAGGCAGGACTGTTTAGGGCAGAACTACGATTTGAATTATGTACGCACAAAAAATGGACAGGAAATCGATTTTTTGATCACCCATGATGAAGAACCGGATACCCTGATTGAGGTCAAGTGGGCGGATGATCAACCTTCCCGACATTTTAAATTTTTCAGCCAATACCTTCCAATTCAGAGGCAGATTCAACTGGTTGAAGAATTGAACCGAGAAAAAACATATCCGGAAGGTCTTGAAATCCGCAAAGTCAACCACTGGTTGTCTGAAATGCCGTTTTAA
- a CDS encoding RND transporter codes for MANFLEWMNKTPLSMFVIFSLTLGLAPFTPPHIVEKLQMLFRGELVKPLDWFDLFFHAFPWSLLLMKLFLTWQQKNL; via the coding sequence ATGGCAAATTTTTTGGAATGGATGAACAAAACTCCATTGAGTATGTTTGTGATCTTCAGCCTGACCCTTGGGTTGGCTCCGTTCACTCCACCACATATTGTGGAAAAATTACAAATGCTGTTCAGAGGTGAACTTGTGAAACCGCTCGACTGGTTTGATCTGTTCTTTCACGCCTTTCCCTGGAGTTTACTGTTGATGAAGCTGTTTCTGACCTGGCAACAGAAAAACTTGTGA
- a CDS encoding NUDIX domain-containing protein, with protein MKNSESNYPQSVLCYCPRCGSSSFVFQKDDSFLCNSCQFHFYPGASAAVAAIIRNNEGKILFTLRAKDPAKGTLDLPGGFVSLMETAETALSREILEELHLKVTHLDYLGSFPNRYLFSGMIYFTLDLVFLCEVEDLKPLQAADDVAGIVFEDPHQLSLERIGLESIRNIVKFLSQTS; from the coding sequence ATGAAAAATTCTGAATCAAACTATCCTCAGTCTGTTTTGTGTTATTGTCCGCGTTGCGGAAGTTCATCCTTTGTATTTCAGAAGGATGATTCTTTCCTGTGCAATTCATGCCAGTTTCATTTTTATCCCGGCGCCTCCGCGGCTGTGGCGGCCATTATCCGGAACAACGAAGGAAAGATACTTTTCACGCTCAGGGCTAAAGATCCAGCCAAAGGAACTCTGGATCTACCCGGAGGATTTGTTTCGCTCATGGAAACCGCAGAAACGGCTTTATCCCGTGAGATCCTGGAGGAATTGCACCTCAAAGTGACACACCTTGATTATTTGGGGTCCTTTCCCAATCGATATCTCTTCAGCGGCATGATTTACTTTACCCTGGACCTTGTCTTTCTCTGTGAGGTTGAAGACTTGAAGCCACTTCAGGCGGCTGATGATGTGGCAGGAATCGTCTTTGAGGATCCACACCAATTATCCCTGGAACGTATCGGCCTGGAATCTATCAGAAATATTGTCAAATTTCTGAGCCAAACATCCTGA
- a CDS encoding SDR family oxidoreductase: protein MKGKICIVTGASSGIGQITALELAKLGAHLVMVCRNPEKGEQARLEIIRQSRNKDVELMLADLSSQRSIREMVESFKQKHSQLHLLVNNAGLIMTERQLTEDGLEMTFATNHMGYFLLTTLLLDLLKQSAPARIVNVSSEAHHRGNMDFDNLQGEKYYNYFEAYGRSKLANILFTHELSKRLQGTEVTVNCLHPGVIRTGFGLNTSGLFKWLVKLAGPFLITPEKGAETSIYLASSPEVDGVSGKYFKRKKVATPRRLSQNDNVSKLLWDVSESLIKSMD from the coding sequence ATGAAAGGAAAAATCTGTATTGTAACCGGAGCCAGCTCTGGTATCGGCCAAATCACCGCCTTGGAACTGGCCAAACTGGGGGCACATTTGGTGATGGTGTGCCGTAACCCGGAAAAAGGCGAACAGGCGCGACTGGAGATCATCCGACAGAGTCGCAACAAGGATGTGGAGTTGATGCTGGCAGATTTGTCATCACAGCGTTCCATCAGAGAAATGGTTGAATCGTTCAAACAAAAACATTCCCAACTGCATCTGCTGGTCAACAATGCCGGACTGATCATGACGGAACGCCAATTGACCGAAGATGGCCTGGAAATGACCTTTGCCACCAACCACATGGGCTATTTTCTGCTGACTACATTGCTGTTGGATCTATTAAAACAAAGTGCTCCGGCCCGAATTGTGAATGTCAGCTCCGAGGCTCATCATCGGGGAAACATGGATTTTGACAATCTGCAGGGTGAAAAATATTATAACTATTTTGAGGCTTATGGCCGGTCCAAACTGGCCAATATACTGTTCACCCACGAACTGTCCAAAAGACTGCAAGGGACAGAGGTTACTGTGAATTGCCTGCATCCTGGCGTTATCCGTACAGGATTTGGTCTCAACACATCAGGCCTATTCAAGTGGCTGGTTAAACTTGCCGGCCCTTTCTTAATCACCCCTGAAAAAGGTGCGGAAACATCGATTTATTTGGCTTCATCACCAGAAGTTGACGGTGTGAGCGGAAAATATTTCAAACGAAAAAAAGTTGCGACGCCTCGACGATTGTCACAAAATGACAATGTCTCAAAATTGCTATGGGACGTCAGTGAATCCCTGATCAAAAGCATGGATTAA
- a CDS encoding tail fiber protein: MENREIANKFEQLEAKLSNLEQSHKTRRFFHIPSTIIGILVASFTLAIWTDADTPTSVTANSFTSGTVISSSKINANFTAVFTAINELLAQIQVKSGNVGIGTTSPAYKLDVVGTSNMQGKIQSQDIVAATDNSYELGSSSVKWKKVHAVDVSLPPGLIMPSAVPGHNTTPPTGWLYCEGSAVSRTTYADLFTAIGTTYGSGDGSTTFNLPDYRGYFLRGMADGQTKDPDRATRTDRGDGITGDVVGTKQPEAVTPQSVYVKQKILSFGTTGTGASSHTRIALNPIADEKGYDGTWGNWADAITGGGNETRPLNINVVYLIKY, from the coding sequence ATGGAAAACAGGGAAATTGCCAACAAATTTGAACAATTAGAGGCCAAACTCTCCAATCTGGAACAAAGTCATAAAACAAGACGGTTTTTCCATATTCCGTCAACCATCATCGGGATCCTGGTAGCATCGTTCACTCTTGCAATCTGGACCGATGCCGATACACCAACCAGTGTCACAGCGAATAGTTTTACCTCAGGAACAGTCATCAGTTCTTCCAAAATCAATGCAAATTTCACGGCTGTCTTCACCGCGATTAATGAGCTTCTGGCACAGATTCAGGTGAAGTCCGGCAACGTGGGTATCGGTACCACATCACCTGCGTATAAACTTGATGTGGTTGGCACTTCCAACATGCAGGGAAAAATCCAGTCACAGGATATCGTTGCGGCTACGGACAATTCCTATGAATTAGGATCTTCCAGTGTCAAATGGAAAAAAGTTCATGCAGTAGATGTAAGTCTTCCTCCAGGCCTGATCATGCCATCCGCTGTTCCTGGGCATAACACCACACCTCCCACAGGTTGGCTCTATTGTGAAGGTAGCGCTGTCAGTCGAACGACCTATGCGGATTTATTTACTGCCATCGGCACAACTTACGGTTCCGGTGATGGTTCTACTACATTCAATTTACCGGATTATCGAGGGTATTTTTTGCGAGGCATGGCCGACGGACAGACCAAGGATCCTGACCGGGCGACCCGCACGGATCGTGGGGACGGGATCACCGGTGATGTTGTGGGCACTAAGCAACCAGAGGCTGTGACCCCACAATCGGTCTATGTCAAGCAAAAGATTCTGTCATTTGGTACAACGGGTACAGGGGCTAGTTCGCATACACGGATTGCGCTGAATCCCATAGCTGACGAAAAAGGCTATGATGGTACGTGGGGGAATTGGGCGGACGCTATTACAGGTGGAGGCAATGAAACCCGGCCGCTCAACATCAACGTGGTGTATTTGATCAAGTATTGA